CCCGTCAGGTCGGGGGCACGTTCGTCCTGCGCATCGAGGACACCGACGCCGAACGCAACCGGCCCGAGTGGGTCGAGATGATCCAGACGTCGATGCGCTGGCTCGGCCTCGACTGGGACGAGGGGCCGTACTTCCAGTCGCAGCGGTCCGACCTGTACCGGGCGGCGGTCGACCGGTTGGTGTCGACCGGCCACGCCTACTACTGCACGTGCACCCGTGAGGACGTCGACGCCCGCACCAAGGGCAGCGCCACACCGGGCTACGACTCGTTCTGCCGCGACCGAGGGTTGAGCGAGGGCGCGCTGCGCTTCGCCACCCCCGACGAGGGCACGACCGTGGTGCGCGACCTCGTCCGCGGCGAGCCCGCCTTCGAGAACGTGACCATCGAGGACTTCGTGGTGGCGCGCACGAACGGCACGCCGACGTTCATCCTCGCCAACGTGGTCGACGACCTCGACATGAAGATGACGCACGTGGTGCGGGGCGAGGACCACCTGCCCAACACGCCCAAGTACCTCTTGCTGTGGTCGGCGTTGGCCGACGATGCCGAGGTGCCGGTGTTCGCCCACCTGCCGTTGCTGGTCAACGAGAAGCGCCAGAAGCTCTCGAAGCGGCGCGACAAGGTGGCGCTGGAGGACTACCGGGAGCAGGGCTACCTGCCGCAGGCCATGGTCAACTACCTGGCGTTGCTGGGGTGGGCGCCGGGTGGCGACCGCGAGTTCCTGTCGATCGACGAACTGGTGGCGGAGTTCCGGCTGGAGGAGGTCAACAACTCGCCCGCCTTCTTCGACGAGAAGAAGCTGGCGCACTTCAACCAGCAGTACATCGCGGCGATGTCGGTGGACGAGTTCGTGGCCGCGGCGCTGCCGTTCGTGCCGCCGTCAGGGGAGGAGGCGTTGCGCTCGCTGGCCCCGTTGGTGCAGGAGCGCATCAAGGTGCTGGGTGAGGTGCCCGGCATGATCGACTTCCTGTTGGTCGACGAGGTGGTGTTCGTCGACGCCACATGGGACAAGCGGGTGGTGCGGGGGGCGCACGCGGCGGAGCTGTTGGCCGCCGCTGCGTCGGAGTACGCGACGTGCGAGTGGGAAGTCCAGGCGTTGCACGACCTGACCGCGGCCATCGGCGAGCGCTTCGAGCTCGGGCTCGGCAAGGCGCAGTTCCCCATCCGGGTGGCGGTCATGGGGCGCGACGTAGGGCCGCCGCTGTTCGAATCGTTGGTGGTGTTGGGGCGCGAGCGCACGTTGGCACGGTTGCAGCGGGCGCAGGAGAAGCTGGCGGAGGCGCAGTAGTTGCTGCGCGTGGCGGTGCGGGTGGTCGCAGTGGCGCTCGTCGCCGTGCTGCTGTTCCTGGGGGTGACGTTCGTGCAGGTGTGGCAAGCGTCGCGCCGCGACGGCGCCCGCGAGGCCGATGCCATCGTCGTGTTCGGGGCCGCCCAGTACAACGGGCGGCCGTCTGCGGTGTTGCGGGCCCGGCTCGACCACGCCGTCGACCTGTACGAGCGCAAGCTGGCGCGGGTGGTGGTCGTCACCGGCGGGCGGCAGGCGGGGGATTCGCAGACGGAGGCGGGGGCGTCGGCTGCCTACCTGCAGGAGAAGGGCGTGCCCGGCTCGGCCATCCTGTGGGAGCCCTACGGGCGCAACTCGTGGCAGCAGTTGGCCTCGGTGGCGGGGATCCTGCGGCAGCGGAACCTGCCGCGGGTGGTGCTGGTGACGGACCCGTTCCACGCCGAGCGGGTACACGAGATGGCCGGGGAGCTCGGCCTCGACGCCACGGTGTCGCCCACCCGCACGTCGCCGATCTCGGGGGCGACGGAGTTACGGCACCTGGTGAAGGAGACCGCCGCGGTGGCCGTCGGCCGGGTCGTGGGGTTCCGCCGGGCCGTGGGCCTGCGCGACACCGTGGCGGAGCGGCGGACGTGATTCTCGATGCGCGACCCCGAGGCGGGAGCGGCTAATCTGCACCTGCCCGTTCGGGGGTGGTGTAATCGGCAACACAACAGGTTCTGGCCCTGTCATTGGGGGTTCGAGTCCTCCCCCCCGAGCTCGCCGCCGGCTCCGGCCGGCGCAAGCCCCCATCGTCTAGTGGCCTAGGACACCACCCTCTCAAGGTGGCGGCACGGGTTCGAATCCCGTTGGGGGTGCAGCAGCGAAGCCGCAGGCCACAAGGCCTGCGGTTTTGTCGTTTTGCGGCGAAGCGGAGGTGCTGAGCCGGCCGTAGTTTGGGGCAGTGGGCTTTCGCGCCATCGGTCATCCGAGCTACCCCAGTCGCAACTTCTACCCGCCAGCCGAAGCGGTCGCCCTCGCGCCACCGGGCTACATGGAGGCCGACGGCGCCAGTACCTCAGAGATGCTTCCCAGGCGAAAAGCGGTTGGGTGGTGCCGACTCTGCGGGGAGACACGAACACTCTCGCGAGAGCACATCCCGCCACGAGGCGCGGGAAACAAGGGGGAGCCGACCGGATACACAATCGACGACTGGCTGA
The Acidimicrobiales bacterium DNA segment above includes these coding regions:
- a CDS encoding YdcF family protein, giving the protein MAVRVVAVALVAVLLFLGVTFVQVWQASRRDGAREADAIVVFGAAQYNGRPSAVLRARLDHAVDLYERKLARVVVVTGGRQAGDSQTEAGASAAYLQEKGVPGSAILWEPYGRNSWQQLASVAGILRQRNLPRVVLVTDPFHAERVHEMAGELGLDATVSPTRTSPISGATELRHLVKETAAVAVGRVVGFRRAVGLRDTVAERRT
- the gltX gene encoding glutamate--tRNA ligase, with product MGSPVRVRFAPSPTGFFHVGSARAALYNWLFARQVGGTFVLRIEDTDAERNRPEWVEMIQTSMRWLGLDWDEGPYFQSQRSDLYRAAVDRLVSTGHAYYCTCTREDVDARTKGSATPGYDSFCRDRGLSEGALRFATPDEGTTVVRDLVRGEPAFENVTIEDFVVARTNGTPTFILANVVDDLDMKMTHVVRGEDHLPNTPKYLLLWSALADDAEVPVFAHLPLLVNEKRQKLSKRRDKVALEDYREQGYLPQAMVNYLALLGWAPGGDREFLSIDELVAEFRLEEVNNSPAFFDEKKLAHFNQQYIAAMSVDEFVAAALPFVPPSGEEALRSLAPLVQERIKVLGEVPGMIDFLLVDEVVFVDATWDKRVVRGAHAAELLAAAASEYATCEWEVQALHDLTAAIGERFELGLGKAQFPIRVAVMGRDVGPPLFESLVVLGRERTLARLQRAQEKLAEAQ